The following proteins are encoded in a genomic region of Aliiroseovarius sp. F47248L:
- a CDS encoding helix-turn-helix domain-containing protein, which produces MQHSQPKSSTLVDEREAASILCYSVRALQNWRHRGGGPDFVKVSARSIRYRRADLEKWIADRTVSNTSQTI; this is translated from the coding sequence ATGCAGCATAGCCAACCCAAATCCAGCACCCTTGTAGATGAACGCGAAGCCGCGTCGATCCTTTGTTATTCCGTCCGTGCTTTGCAAAATTGGCGGCATCGCGGTGGCGGGCCTGACTTTGTGAAAGTATCCGCCCGTTCAATCCGGTATCGCCGCGCCGATCTGGAAAAGTGGATCGCGGACCGCACGGTGTCCAACACCTCGCAGACCATCTGA
- a CDS encoding M48 family metalloprotease yields the protein MPQRRTAQLIAIIATSVVLISCGTTYEMPKVNETVTSRANSLFAQAKSAPPRKLASPSTGTARFHRVARRVQPVARKLCETELAQGKNIDCNVRIEIDTEMEVRNAYFTYLEKNNQKPVIRFSVPILRDAASDDEVAFVMGHEYGHLIGQHIQKGEQQAMAGALILGAIAAYGNAQAASVGAYYDPNSVDNSVRLGAALGQRAFSQTYELESDMIGTRIAAAAGYDPVKGAQFFARDEAARSSAGQLSFWGTHPADEKRMEVVIATMEQIKAQRALARK from the coding sequence ATGCCCCAACGTCGCACGGCTCAATTGATCGCCATTATTGCCACTTCCGTTGTGCTTATCAGCTGCGGAACTACGTATGAGATGCCAAAGGTCAACGAGACTGTGACAAGCCGGGCGAACAGCCTTTTTGCCCAAGCGAAGTCAGCACCGCCCCGCAAGCTGGCTAGCCCGTCCACCGGCACTGCGCGATTTCACCGTGTAGCGCGACGGGTACAGCCCGTCGCACGGAAACTGTGCGAAACGGAACTGGCGCAAGGCAAAAACATAGATTGCAACGTTCGGATCGAGATTGACACCGAGATGGAGGTGCGGAACGCCTATTTCACTTACTTGGAAAAAAACAATCAAAAACCTGTCATCCGCTTCTCGGTTCCTATTCTGCGCGATGCTGCAAGCGACGATGAGGTGGCTTTTGTCATGGGTCACGAATACGGACACCTGATCGGTCAACACATCCAGAAAGGTGAACAGCAGGCAATGGCGGGCGCACTGATTCTTGGGGCCATCGCGGCCTATGGGAATGCGCAGGCGGCATCGGTGGGAGCCTATTACGACCCCAACAGCGTGGACAACTCGGTCCGGTTGGGCGCCGCCTTGGGGCAAAGGGCATTTTCGCAGACTTATGAGCTGGAAAGCGACATGATCGGCACACGCATTGCGGCAGCTGCGGGCTATGACCCTGTAAAAGGTGCACAGTTCTTTGCACGGGACGAAGCGGCGCGGTCTTCTGCCGGTCAGTTGTCGTTCTGGGGCACGCATCCGGCAGACGAAAAACGAATGGAAGTCGTGATCGCCACGATGGAACAGATCAAGGCGCAACGCGCCTTGGCCCGCAAATGA
- a CDS encoding AbaSI family restriction endonuclease yields MRKDEFILRSLSKIKHKKWELFVISRIVHGLLLDNEDVEFICQQLVRRPDGGRALTDMYFPQFGVFLEIDEPQHATEEHTANDRHRTDDIVVAANLIEKRIPVLESDGVTEKSLASVAKEADDFINEIRLLKRDALANDTFEPWDFEDRYDLNQHVERGFLSISTNPVFRYQHHALRCFGYTKGVFQRGAWTLASDPSRCVWFPRLYETETWDNELSPDGMQIVERKKDGSGGHAKIVYDEKWKSRIVFARYSDNLGAVLYRFVGEFKHDPALSDEYKRVFSRVTDRVDTISANGNS; encoded by the coding sequence TTGCGTAAAGATGAGTTTATTTTAAGAAGTCTTTCGAAAATCAAGCACAAAAAATGGGAGCTTTTCGTTATTTCAAGAATTGTCCACGGACTGCTGTTAGACAATGAAGACGTGGAATTCATCTGCCAGCAACTTGTAAGGCGTCCAGATGGTGGCCGTGCGCTCACAGACATGTACTTTCCACAGTTTGGTGTCTTTCTCGAAATAGATGAGCCACAGCATGCTACTGAAGAACACACTGCAAATGATCGACATAGAACAGATGACATTGTCGTAGCCGCAAATTTGATTGAGAAACGTATTCCTGTACTTGAAAGTGATGGTGTGACAGAAAAATCATTGGCTTCTGTGGCAAAAGAAGCGGATGATTTTATAAACGAGATACGGCTTCTCAAGCGAGATGCCCTTGCGAACGATACGTTTGAACCTTGGGATTTTGAAGATCGTTATGACCTCAATCAGCACGTAGAGCGAGGCTTTCTCTCGATCTCGACAAACCCTGTTTTTCGATATCAGCATCATGCGTTGCGTTGTTTTGGATATACAAAAGGCGTTTTTCAACGTGGCGCTTGGACATTAGCTAGCGACCCTTCGCGATGCGTTTGGTTTCCGCGTCTGTATGAAACAGAGACTTGGGACAACGAATTGTCTCCTGATGGGATGCAAATTGTTGAGCGCAAAAAAGATGGAAGCGGTGGCCACGCCAAAATTGTTTATGATGAAAAATGGAAAAGTAGAATTGTGTTCGCTCGCTACAGCGATAACCTTGGCGCAGTTTTGTATAGGTTTGTCGGTGAGTTCAAACATGATCCCGCTCTAAGCGATGAATACAAAAGAGTATTTTCTAGAGTAACAGACCGTGTCGACACAATTTCAGCTAACGGAAATTCGTAA